Proteins encoded within one genomic window of Rhinoderma darwinii isolate aRhiDar2 chromosome 5, aRhiDar2.hap1, whole genome shotgun sequence:
- the RPL15 gene encoding large ribosomal subunit protein eL15 codes for MGAYKFMQELWRKKQSDVMRFLLRVRCWQYRQLSSLHRAPRPTRPDKARRLGYKAKQGYVIYRIRVRRGGRKRPVPKGATYGKPVHHGINQLKFARSLQSVAEERAGRHCGGLRVLGSYWVGEDSTYKFFEVILIDTFHKAIRRNPDTQWITKSVHKHREMRGLTSAGKKSRGLGKGHKFHLTIGGSRRAAWRRRNTLQLHRYR; via the exons ATGGGTGCCTACAAGTTCATGCAGGAGTTATGGAGGAAGAAGCAGTCAGATGTCATGAGGTTCCTCCTGCGTGTCCGCTGCTGGCAGTATCGCCAACTGTCTTCCCTCCACCGCGCACCACGTCCCACCCGTCCAGACAAGGCTCGTAGATTGGGGTACAAGGCAAAGCAAG GTTACGTTATCTACCGCATCAGAGTTCGTCGTGGTGGCCGCAAACGCCCAGTGCCCAAGGGTGCAACCTATGGCAAGCCTGTGCACCATGGTATAAACCAGCTGAAGTTTGCCCGCAGCCTGCAATCTGTTGCTGAG GAGCGCGCTGGCCGTCACTGTGGAGGACTGCGAGTTCTTGGCTCCTATTGGGTTGGTGAGGACTCCACCTACAAGTTCTTTGAAGTCATCCTCATTGACACCTTCCACAAGGCAATCAGACGCAATCCAGACACCCAATGGATCACAAAGTCTGTGCACAAGCACAGAGAGATGCGTGGCCTTACATCTGCTGGCAAGAAGAGCCGTGGGCTTGGAAAGGGCCACAAGTTCCATCTCACCATTGGTGGCTCTCGTCGTGCTGCCTGGAGAAGACGCAACACTCTTCAGCTTCACCGTTACCGCTAA